AATCTGCATAATAACATACTTCTTGAAATGTAGCATTATCTTCTTCATTACTAGAAGCTACAAAATTGGAATATAActtttctcttattttttgttcatttactATATGCAAATTGTTTAGAGATATATCATAACCTTTAtgatatttcatttttaatacatattcattcttataatttaaatctaCTAACTCCCTACTTTTAATGATCTTATCATAATAATCATTCAaatcattttcttttaatttcttattataaaGCTTTaactcatttttatattttacgtaCACATTCGTGTATTTAGTCTTATAGCAAAATCTATCCCTTTTCCCGTATTCTTTTTCACTAGTTTCTCCCGCAATGCGGCAACTACTAACGCTTCTAATATTCCCACTACTGCTATTATCAAGGCCGATAAAGATACTACTAATATCACCATTACAGCTAACAATACTACTAATATTTCCATTACTGCTAAGGATACTACTAATATCTCCATTTCTACTAACGATATTACTAATATCACCACTGCTGCTAACGATACTACTAATATCACCACTGCTGCTAACACTACTACTTATATCAGAACTACCGTCAATACTACTTTTATTActatctttattattactatcattattattactatcattattgttactatcattattgttactattattattattactgatATCACTGAAGTCATTACTACTTCCACTGAACATAAAATCCTCCAGTTCCTCCAGTTCATCAAGGTGCTTGTTTATTACTTCTTCGATGTCCTCCTCctcctcttcttcttcttcgtCCACGTTTTCATATACCACCTCATCCTCGGTGTCCACTACATTATCATCTTCCTCATCCTCTTCGTCAAAATCTTCCTCTTCCtcatcatcatcatataGCAGTTCTTCAAAATGTTCGCTCATTCGTTTTTCTCTGTTTAGATTTTTGTCTGCGTTAATTTGGATTTCTTTCCTctgttctttttcttcaagctcttttttttctacttgCATTCTTTCATTACTTAGCTCCGTTTCTTTATTAACTTGAGCTCCTTCATCCGGTTTTGCTtccttattctttttaactactttattctttttagctactttattctttttagctacttttttcctcttagataccttattcttttttactatCTTACTTTGTTTAGCTTCCTTATTCTGTTTTAGTTCACTTCCTACTTCTTTGCCCACTTGTTCTCCTACCTCTTTACTTATACTATTTAATGTTGTGTTGATATCATTCATGctgtatacatttacattatCTTTCTTGTCAACGTACTCATCCCGTAGTAACACATACTTTTCAGCGTCATCAATATTTACGTTTACAATTGCAGTACTAGTCCCCTCTGTTCCAGTTACTTGCTCTTTATCtgatatttcttttttcacgTTAGGCCTCTTATTAGAATCaagatttttcttttgtaattttttcacAATATAATGTTTTGCGTTTGGTATGTAATAATTTGCTGCTTGtatgaaattttttgaattcatatcattatttatatgaactgcattttttttggttACAACTCCTTTATTTGTTGTAATATGTTCTTGTCTATTTACTATATCTTCATCtatacttttaatttcaCTTATATTAACAAGTGCCTTctcttcctcttttttttctacatacATTTCTTGTTCGTttgaaatttcttttttttttactctgTCATCTTGGTTAGGACTTACATCTATTTCTTCTTGCATgtcctttttttcaattttgaaTTCATTCAATAACGTCGTAACATTTTCTgtgttgttatttttattcctcttgatagtattatttttttctttaatgaTTTCTTCCACATTTTTTGGGTTCCCTAAATTGCCATCTTTCGTTTGTTCTTTATCTCTACCCGTAGTTTTACCTTCATCTGTTACTTTGGTTTTACCTTCATCTGTTACTTTGGTTTTACTTTCATCCGTTACTTTGGTTTTACCTTCATCTGTTACTTTGGTTTTACCTTCATCTGTTACTTTGGTTTTACCTTCATCTGTTACTTTGGTTTTACCTTCATCTGTTACTTTGGTTTTACTTTCATCTGTTACTTTGGTTTTACTTTCATCTGTTACTTCGGTTTTACCTTCATCTGTTACTTTGGTTTTACTTTCATCTGTTACTTTGGTTTTACCTTCATCTGTTACTTTGGTTTTACCTTCATCTGTTACTTTGGTTTTACCTTCATCTGTTACTTTGGTTTTACCTTCATCTGTTACTTTGGTTTTACCTTCATCTGTTACTTTGGTTTTACCTTCATCTGTTACTTTGGTTTTACTTTCATCTGTTACTTTGGTTTTACCTTCATCTGTTACTTTGGTTTTACTTTCATCCGTTACTTTGGTTTTACTTTCATCTGTTACTTCGGTTTTACCTTCATCTGTTACTTTGGTTTTACTTTCATCCGTTACTTCGGTTTTACCTTCATCTGTTACTTCGGTTTTACCTTCATCTGTTACTTTGGTTTTACTTTCATCCGTTACTTTGGTTTTACCTTCATCCGTTACTTTGGCTTTACCTTCAATCGCTCCTTCTTTCTTTCCTTTaacttttctttctttttccccCAAACCGTTTTCACCTATTcttaattcattattatggtcattatatttttttagcaatcctaaattttttttatgtaaaaaattaccAGATAAAATTGGTTGTGTTCCTTTTATAACATGAATGTAATTTGTCTTTCCATTATATCCATTTGATTTtatgttctttttattattagttacatcacaaaaagaaaatgtaacTTCTAATAAATAAACTATAATAATCAAGTTGATATAATACAAACACAAGCATGGTATCATTTTCTTAGAAAATGCTTACTTTATActcaaataaacaaaatatatacttaaaaaatgaaagaagaaaacattgtagaaattttcattatatatatatatatatatatatgtatttatatttatatatttaattatttattattttaaaaaaatcataaCGGTTAAAAAAagtctttattttttttgttttttaaggGTTCCTAGTGAAAATTTTTCACGTTCCAGAGCAACTACATCTTATATAATggtaaatattatatatacatatgcatatacatatatatatatgtataaatgtacgtttaaatgtaaatataaatatatgtataagtaaataaataaatatatatatccataattgttttaattaactctttttacttctttaaaaaagaagtaataaaataaaaaaaaaaaaaaacttttctATAAGAAATTATCAGCCTTAAGTTCAAATAAAGAAACcacatgcaaaaaaaaaaaaaaaaaaaaaaaaaaaaaaaaaaaatatatatatatatatataaataaatatatacttataaatttatatataagtatacataaattattatgtgcgtatatttatatgcacttactattatatataaaaataaaatgaccaaattaaaaagggagcatgaacataaaataacgtattatatatagaagtgtttaatatatactgGGGAAAGGTTAATGGTGATAActcgtataaatataatgtatatttaaacatatatatattatttatatatatatatatatatatatatatatatggcaccaaagaattatatatttaaaagattcGGCAAGTAATGACGgcacaaaaagaaaaaaaggatataaaaaattacatatatatattatacatataacataaaatgattaaaaaGTATGGAAAATTCAATCATATGGATATAGtgggctttttttttttttttttttttttttttttcttttattttattccaaCATTATTAGCAAATATAAACTTTacgaattaaaaaaaaaaaaaaaaagaaattatataaataacattcCATAAAACaatgaagaataaaaaaatatattttctgaTTGTAATATGAGAAAATTAGCTGGactgttttaaaaatatagtaatatatgGAATGAACAGATACTATACTTTCAAATgaacacatatacatgtatatatatatatatatatatatataaattcgaTTACGTATTTgaagaaaaagtaaacacATATTACGCTAAatgcttttatatattaaaggcAAATCTGTGGTACTCCCTCcccttattatattttttccttcaaaACTTGAGCACTCTAGTGAAATGCCTGTGTAAGCATCCAAAAAAGTAATTACACcgataaaatgaaattgtTACACTGAACTAGCGAAATGTGGAATAAATAGAATTACATAACAGATGGATAAATAgttacgtatatacatatacatttacgcttatatatatatatatatatatatatatatatatatatatgcacatatatgtaagtacatATGTGTAGGGGCTTCTAACTATATTTGGTGTCAACTTTTTTTGGATCTTTCTTGAAAAAACTTGGTATAATTTGCGCCCTTCTTAAAAGTGT
This genomic interval from Plasmodium brasilianum strain Bolivian I chromosome 13, whole genome shotgun sequence contains the following:
- a CDS encoding lipase, which codes for MIPCLCLYYINLIIIVYLLEVTFSFCDVTNNKKNIKSNGYNGKTNYIHVIKGTQPILSGNFLHKKNLGLLKKYNDHNNELRIGENGLGEKERKVKGKKEGAIEGKAKVTDEGKTKVTDESKTKVTDEGKTEVTDEGKTEVTDESKTKVTDEGKTEVTDESKTKVTDESKTKVTDEGKTKVTDESKTKVTDEGKTKVTDEGKTKVTDEGKTKVTDEGKTKVTDEGKTKVTDEGKTKVTDESKTKVTDEGKTEVTDESKTKVTDESKTKVTDEGKTKVTDEGKTKVTDEGKTKVTDEGKTKVTDESKTKVTDEGKTKVTDEGKTTGRDKEQTKDGNLGNPKNVEEIIKEKNNTIKRNKNNNTENVTTLLNEFKIEKKDMQEEIDVSPNQDDRVKKKEISNEQEMYVEKKEEEKALVNISEIKSIDEDIVNRQEHITTNKGVVTKKNAVHINNDMNSKNFIQAANYYIPNAKHYIVKKLQKKNLDSNKRPNVKKEISDKEQVTGTEGTSTAIVNVNIDDAEKYVLLRDEYVDKKDNVNVYSMNDINTTLNSISKEVGEQVGKEVGSELKQNKEAKQSKIVKKNKVSKRKKVAKKNKVAKKNKVVKKNKEAKPDEGAQVNKETELSNERMQVEKKELEEKEQRKEIQINADKNLNREKRMSEHFEELLYDDDEEEEDFDEEDEEDDNVVDTEDEVVYENVDEEEEEEEEDIEEVINKHLDELEELEDFMFSGSSNDFSDISNNNNSNNNDSNNNDSNNNDSNNKDSNKSSIDGSSDISSSVSSSGDISSIVSSSGDISNIVSRNGDISSILSSNGNISSIVSCNGDISSIFIGLDNSSSGNIRSVSSCRIAGETSEKEYGKRDRFCYKTKYTNVYVKYKNELKLYNKKLKENDLNDYYDKIIKSRELVDLNYKNEYVLKMKYHKGYDISLNNLHIVNEQKIREKLYSNFVASSNEEDNATFQEVCYYADLSKIDIDPIMFKEYYLKSSVCDGEYLPLKSTLIEKICFLSNHLKKNPYVNRIKITSKKSILYRLFLNIIKTFKRLSVKQCIKNVEDSNLLDILFLLNEEIVEESKTEHNIGKCLNNIIERHKQWYDLINFIITIMFGCATYLKEHYYLTTEEKNEIIVKERIVDLPIFDYLNTNIIDIFVPINFEMKFDIDLLKDISDASDEKRKLYQTWYVCYLFTHKVYLLCKMWNLLKKWETSKFVPHPWYIVHVGSILAPQIVNLHNIDEDKYVYFRYIDPIQLFISFKRSKRYPIPNYDKTKFHLVENIIAFQGTTSPFMWVFNLIYELISYPYLTKGKVHKAYLFIFKRVVKPYLHVLKKDILNEINDEKSKYTKENPYIIIFTGHSFGAAMANISSFYLTKILNVKNNPKIKIYAITFGMPMFYDDIYCYEFRKSGVITNNISINYDPVPLIMAIPGLNDFHDPEEEKKSTIMFRVEDLKTLNYDFGKNIFNGNEIFSSERNQPRSMLHLLTKYVFNNIFIELGEQHFSQTHYFFYYVFLTLVSGWTNEAEWGTYFLIPYFLFDIIDFSHNELMTKSQESYKKYKEDLLKKLQDSKKYKGA